CGGCCACACGCCGGGCGCCGAGCAGGCCGCCCAGTGCAATGACAAAGCCGATGCCGACAAAGGCGCCAAAGCCCTGTCCGGCAAACGGCGCGGCGAGCAGCATCAGCGCCACAATCTTCGGTGTGTCGTTGACGCCGCGCGCGAAACTGACCGCGCCGGCCGAGAAATAATGCAGGCCATCGAGCAGTTTCTGCGCGGAGACACCGAACACCGCGCCGGTGTAGCGCTGCTGACAGACCTGCTGGCTCTCGACCGCGACGCTGATTTTCCCCGCCAGAGTGCCTGATGTTTGCGGCACCCATTCCTCGCCGACGCAGATGCAGGTTTGGCGCGTGATGCCCAGCGCGGACCGCAATCGCGTGAAGACCGGATACAGCAGCATCGCGGCGGCGATCGCGACTACCGGCCCCACGCCGAGCGGAAGAAAAATGGACTTGCGGGCCTTGGCCCAGTTCACGACGGATTCCGGCGCGGCGAATGCGGCGCCGAGCAAGGCGCCGGCCAGCGCATGCGTGGTCGAAATCGGCGCACCGATGCGCGTGGCAATCAGCACTGTCGCGGCAGCGGCGGCAATCACTGCCAGGGGGAATCCGGGCAGCGCCAGCGTCTCCGGCGAGACGATCTGTTTGCCGCTGAAGGTGGCGACCAGGCTGGCCGTCAGCCAGACCGCGGACAGCGAACCGGCAAAGGTCATTGCGGTGGCCCAGTTCAGGGCCTTTTTGTAATCACTGACGCCGCTGCCGAATAACGTCGCCACGCCCTTGAAGTTGTCATTGGCACCGTTGGCATAGGCCAGCAGCGCAACACAAGCCAGTGCCAGCACTGTCGTCATCGCGTTTTCTCCTTATCTTTT
This portion of the Pseudomonadota bacterium genome encodes:
- a CDS encoding inorganic phosphate transporter, which encodes MTTVLALACVALLAYANGANDNFKGVATLFGSGVSDYKKALNWATAMTFAGSLSAVWLTASLVATFSGKQIVSPETLALPGFPLAVIAAAAATVLIATRIGAPISTTHALAGALLGAAFAAPESVVNWAKARKSIFLPLGVGPVVAIAAAMLLYPVFTRLRSALGITRQTCICVGEEWVPQTSGTLAGKISVAVESQQVCQQRYTGAVFGVSAQKLLDGLHYFSAGAVSFARGVNDTPKIVALMLLAAPFAGQGFGAFVGIGFVIALGGLLGARRVAETMSQKITTMNPGQGLTANLITSSLVLAASPLGLPLSTTHVSCGALFGIGAVTQQARWKTIAGIFAAWLITLPLAAALGAMLMRLSLLA